One window from the genome of Methyloradius palustris encodes:
- the pilO gene encoding type IV pilus inner membrane component PilO, whose product MKLEDFNHIDFKTAGTLPLPVKGVLLGILLITLVGVGYYFVWSPLLDDLATAKAKEADLREVFLNKKRQAINLDSYKQQMVDIEKTFGVLLKQLPDKSQMDGLLTDINQAGLERGLDFELFKPGQETYNGFYAELPIYIKVTGTYFDLGAFASDISKLSRIVTLNDISITSSIGKDGKESGLAIEATAKTYRYLDASEISTKKGTKK is encoded by the coding sequence ATGAAGCTCGAAGACTTCAACCATATAGATTTTAAAACTGCTGGTACATTACCTTTACCAGTTAAGGGTGTATTGCTTGGAATTTTACTGATTACTCTGGTGGGCGTTGGTTACTACTTTGTATGGAGCCCTTTACTTGATGATCTAGCAACAGCCAAGGCTAAAGAGGCCGATTTGCGAGAGGTTTTTCTCAATAAAAAGCGACAGGCAATCAATCTTGACTCTTATAAACAGCAAATGGTTGATATTGAGAAAACTTTTGGTGTGTTGTTGAAACAATTACCTGATAAATCTCAAATGGATGGTTTGCTGACTGACATAAATCAGGCTGGCCTAGAGCGTGGTTTAGATTTTGAATTATTTAAGCCAGGACAAGAAACCTATAACGGTTTTTATGCGGAATTGCCAATTTATATAAAAGTGACTGGTACTTACTTTGATTTGGGTGCTTTCGCGAGTGATATTTCAAAACTCTCACGTATTGTTACACTGAACGATATATCAATTACTTCAAGCATAGGTAAGGATGGTAAAGAGTCTGGATTGGCTATTGAAGCAACAGCGAAAACTTATCGTTATCTTGATGCCTCAGAGATTTCGACTAAAAAAGGTACCAAGAAATAG
- a CDS encoding PilN domain-containing protein: MVRINLLPHRQIKRAERQREFNLMLIGTLMVAAVIVFMGYSFIDAQVEAQQSRNKRLDEANAKLDKEIESIKQLKGQISAVLERKKVVEDLQTNRSQAVILLDEIARQLPEGLFLKSIRQQGSMIMLEGLADTNARVATLVRNLSQSQWLESPNLIEIKTVSLGSAKQNNFTLSVLIKPPTPASDDGKSKGAKP; the protein is encoded by the coding sequence ATGGTACGGATTAATCTATTACCTCACAGACAGATTAAACGCGCAGAACGTCAGCGTGAATTTAATCTAATGCTTATTGGCACGCTGATGGTTGCTGCCGTTATCGTATTTATGGGTTATTCCTTTATTGATGCACAAGTCGAAGCGCAGCAAAGCAGAAATAAACGCCTAGATGAAGCCAATGCAAAGCTAGATAAAGAAATTGAATCTATTAAACAATTAAAAGGCCAGATTAGTGCTGTTCTTGAGCGTAAGAAGGTTGTAGAGGATTTGCAAACGAATCGTAGCCAAGCGGTGATCTTGCTTGATGAAATTGCCCGGCAATTACCAGAAGGATTGTTCTTAAAATCAATCAGGCAGCAAGGTTCGATGATTATGCTTGAGGGGCTCGCTGATACTAATGCACGAGTAGCAACTTTGGTACGAAATTTATCTCAATCTCAATGGTTGGAGTCCCCCAATCTTATAGAGATAAAGACGGTTTCTCTTGGGTCAGCCAAGCAAAACAACTTTACATTGAGCGTCTTAATCAAGCCCCCAACCCCAGCTTCGGATGATGGCAAATCTAAAGGGGCAAAACCATGA
- a CDS encoding pilus assembly protein PilM, which yields MKFDFFSEKTPPLIGVDISSTSIKMVELSQGSKGAYHLEGYAIASLTKDAVVDGNIGELDQVSDAFKRAWKLLGSREKRVALALPAAAVISKKVIMQSGLREQDMELQVEAEANQYIPFSLDEVNIDFQVIGPAPNNPDEVEVLIAASRKEKIEDRVAAAEGAGLRVTVMDVETYATETAYTLIADQLPDHGKGQTVMILDVGSSLIHINVMHDNESVYIREQAFGGGQLTQEIQRRFGLTLEEAEIAKRKGGLPDSYESEVLQPFVQNMALEVARAVQFFTSSTQYNRVDHIILAGGCAAIPGVDVIVQERVQVNTLIANPFSKMSLNSRIKQQQVFADAPSLLIACGLAMRGVD from the coding sequence TTGAAATTTGATTTTTTTTCAGAAAAGACACCGCCACTCATTGGGGTAGATATTAGTTCTACTTCTATCAAGATGGTCGAGTTGTCACAGGGGAGCAAGGGTGCATATCACCTTGAGGGTTATGCTATTGCATCGCTTACTAAGGATGCAGTCGTTGACGGAAACATTGGCGAGCTTGACCAAGTCTCAGATGCGTTCAAACGAGCGTGGAAGCTATTAGGCTCTCGCGAGAAGCGTGTGGCGCTAGCGCTCCCTGCCGCCGCAGTCATTAGTAAAAAAGTCATCATGCAATCTGGCCTCCGCGAGCAGGACATGGAATTGCAAGTAGAGGCTGAAGCCAATCAATACATTCCGTTCTCGCTAGATGAAGTGAATATTGACTTCCAGGTCATCGGCCCGGCACCTAACAATCCTGACGAAGTTGAAGTGCTTATCGCCGCATCACGTAAAGAGAAAATCGAAGATCGTGTGGCAGCCGCCGAAGGTGCTGGCCTCAGAGTAACGGTCATGGATGTGGAAACTTACGCCACAGAAACAGCCTACACGCTGATCGCAGACCAGTTGCCAGATCATGGTAAAGGTCAAACAGTGATGATTCTGGATGTTGGTTCCTCACTCATCCATATCAATGTGATGCACGATAATGAGTCCGTCTATATACGTGAACAGGCATTTGGTGGCGGACAACTCACCCAAGAAATTCAGCGTCGATTTGGTTTAACCTTAGAAGAAGCGGAGATCGCTAAACGCAAAGGTGGCCTGCCAGATAGCTACGAGTCAGAGGTACTTCAGCCTTTTGTTCAGAACATGGCGCTTGAAGTAGCCCGCGCAGTTCAGTTTTTCACTAGCTCTACCCAATACAACCGCGTTGATCATATCATCTTGGCAGGCGGCTGTGCCGCCATCCCTGGAGTAGATGTCATCGTGCAAGAGCGTGTTCAGGTCAATACGCTGATAGCTAATCCATTCAGTAAAATGAGCTTGAATTCACGTATCAAACAACAACAAGTTTTTGCTGATGCACCATCGCTTTTAATAGCATGTGGTTTGGCCATGCGAGGAGTTGATTAA
- a CDS encoding penicillin-binding protein 1A, translating to MFLKKWWQYLLIIILVLGVISTALIGLAAALIYPELPSLEVLTDYRPKVPLRVYSEDGALIAEFGEERRAFIKIEDVPANMKNAVLAIEDRRFYQHGGIDVRGIIRAAVNNLSGGGKEGASTITMQVARNFFLSSERTLARKLREALLSIKIEKSLSKDKILEVYINQIYLGQRAFGFAAASQVYFGKPLDKLNLAETALLAGLPKAPSGYNPFVNPKKAINRQREVLHSMYQYGFIDENTYQEALKEPLRFRQAKQYRDLSADYVAELIRQEMYSRYKDDIYSSGLKVYTTIQKTSQEAANAAVFQGIMDYDSRHGYRGPEKTVTPTQSTTEDGLNWADNALDELDEFNGLVPAAVTKVTEKSVYVHAKSGENIEIQGDGLSFVQKTLNDKDLQKRSIKPGAIVRIIKAGQAWKIVQLPQVESALVSLDPQTGAVRALVGGFDFNRNKFNHVTQAWRQPGSSFKPFIYSASLEKGFTPASIIDDAPISISAEETGSGSSWEPKNFDNKYDGPIRLRTALTKSKNMVSIRILQAIGVGYVQDYITRFGFSPKDHPPYLAIALGAGSATPWQMAGAYAVFANGGFRVKPYLISKITDSKGTVIEQTKFLQAGKDAPRVIDSRNAYLMTSIMQDVARIGTAAKAKQLGRNDLAGKTGTTNNQVDAWFAGFNPNQVAITWMGFDHPRTLGNAETGAQAALPIWINYMAVALKGLPDNPYPVPEGISSIKIDAVTGTRVDDNAPGIFEYFYHEFPPPDNEPEPTLIPGFPPASRAGEEVEKTKADQLY from the coding sequence ATGTTCCTCAAAAAGTGGTGGCAATACTTACTCATCATCATATTAGTGCTTGGCGTTATAAGCACTGCATTGATCGGCCTCGCCGCAGCCCTCATCTACCCTGAGCTACCCTCACTCGAAGTATTAACCGACTATCGACCCAAGGTGCCATTGCGTGTCTATTCTGAAGATGGCGCCCTGATAGCAGAGTTTGGTGAAGAGCGACGCGCATTTATCAAAATCGAGGATGTACCTGCCAACATGAAGAATGCCGTACTTGCAATTGAAGATAGACGCTTCTATCAGCACGGCGGTATTGATGTCAGAGGTATTATCAGAGCTGCTGTAAACAATCTCTCTGGTGGCGGCAAAGAAGGCGCAAGCACGATCACCATGCAGGTTGCACGTAACTTCTTTTTATCCAGCGAAAGAACCTTAGCGAGAAAACTAAGAGAAGCTCTGCTATCAATTAAAATTGAAAAAAGCCTCAGCAAAGATAAGATTCTAGAAGTTTATATAAACCAAATTTACCTCGGCCAACGTGCCTTCGGTTTTGCAGCAGCATCTCAGGTATATTTTGGCAAACCACTTGATAAACTCAATCTTGCGGAAACAGCACTATTGGCAGGCTTACCTAAAGCACCGTCAGGATATAACCCGTTTGTTAATCCCAAAAAGGCAATTAATCGGCAACGTGAAGTTTTGCACAGCATGTATCAGTATGGGTTTATTGATGAAAATACGTATCAAGAAGCGCTAAAAGAGCCATTAAGGTTCAGGCAAGCCAAACAATATCGCGACCTTTCTGCTGATTATGTGGCTGAGCTTATACGCCAAGAAATGTACAGCCGTTACAAAGACGATATCTACAGTAGCGGCCTGAAAGTCTATACGACGATTCAGAAAACAAGCCAAGAAGCAGCAAACGCAGCTGTATTCCAAGGCATCATGGATTATGACAGCCGCCATGGTTATCGCGGACCAGAGAAAACGGTTACACCAACGCAATCAACAACAGAAGATGGCTTGAACTGGGCAGATAATGCATTGGATGAACTGGACGAGTTCAATGGACTTGTTCCTGCTGCCGTCACCAAAGTCACAGAGAAGTCGGTGTATGTGCATGCTAAATCTGGTGAGAACATCGAAATACAGGGTGATGGCTTATCGTTTGTACAGAAAACGCTAAACGATAAAGACCTACAAAAAAGAAGCATCAAACCTGGCGCTATCGTGCGCATCATTAAGGCAGGCCAAGCATGGAAAATTGTACAGTTGCCGCAGGTTGAATCAGCGCTGGTATCGCTAGACCCACAAACGGGCGCGGTGCGGGCATTGGTGGGTGGCTTCGATTTTAACCGTAATAAATTTAACCATGTCACCCAGGCATGGCGCCAGCCCGGCTCAAGCTTTAAACCTTTTATCTATTCAGCCTCGCTAGAAAAAGGCTTTACGCCTGCCAGCATTATTGATGACGCGCCTATCAGCATCAGCGCTGAAGAAACAGGCAGCGGCTCATCTTGGGAGCCAAAGAATTTTGACAACAAATACGACGGCCCTATTCGCTTACGCACCGCGCTGACCAAGTCCAAGAATATGGTGTCTATACGTATCTTGCAAGCCATTGGTGTCGGATATGTTCAAGATTACATCACGCGCTTTGGGTTCTCGCCTAAAGATCACCCGCCTTATCTGGCGATTGCATTGGGCGCGGGCTCGGCAACGCCTTGGCAAATGGCAGGCGCTTATGCGGTGTTTGCGAATGGCGGTTTTCGTGTGAAGCCTTATCTCATTAGCAAAATCACGGATAGCAAAGGTACTGTGATTGAACAGACCAAATTCTTACAGGCGGGTAAAGATGCACCACGCGTCATTGATAGCCGCAACGCCTACCTGATGACCTCCATCATGCAGGATGTGGCACGCATAGGCACGGCGGCCAAGGCAAAACAGCTGGGGCGTAATGATCTTGCAGGCAAAACTGGCACAACCAACAATCAAGTAGATGCCTGGTTTGCTGGGTTTAACCCGAATCAAGTGGCGATTACCTGGATGGGATTTGATCATCCACGCACATTGGGTAACGCAGAAACTGGTGCTCAAGCTGCATTGCCAATCTGGATCAACTACATGGCCGTTGCGCTCAAAGGCTTGCCAGATAACCCTTACCCAGTCCCTGAAGGCATTAGCTCAATCAAAATTGATGCAGTAACTGGAACCCGTGTAGATGACAATGCGCCTGGGATTTTTGAATACTTCTATCATGAGTTCCCACCGCCAGATAACGAGCCAGAACCAACGCTGATTCCAGGCTTTCCGCCTGCATCTAGGGCAGGTGAAGAAGTAGAAAAAACTAAGGCAGATCAACTATACTAA
- the hemB gene encoding porphobilinogen synthase, translating to MTIAKFPSSRPRRMRRDEFSRRLMSEHVLTTNDLIYPVFVLDGENKTEAVPSMPGVQRQTIDILLKTAAECVKLGIPALALFPVVGQSFKSLDASEAYNPEGLVPRTIKALKQAFPELGIITDVALDPYTTHGQDGLIDDTGYVLNDETVAVLVKQALCHAKAGADIVAPSDMMDGRIGAIRRALESEGLIYTKILAYSAKYASAYYGPFRDAVGSSANLGKSNKYNYQMDPANSDEALQEVALDIEEGADMVMVKPGMPYLDIVRRVKDTFKVPTYAYQVSGEYAMLKAAAQNGWLDEKQCVLEAMLGFKRAGADGILTYYAMDIARWLKD from the coding sequence ATGACAATAGCAAAATTCCCATCTAGCAGACCACGTCGCATGCGGCGTGATGAGTTCTCGCGCCGTCTGATGAGTGAGCATGTACTCACTACTAACGACCTTATTTATCCAGTATTTGTGCTGGATGGCGAAAACAAAACTGAAGCCGTTCCTTCTATGCCTGGCGTGCAGCGCCAGACCATCGACATTCTGCTAAAAACTGCAGCCGAATGCGTCAAATTAGGTATACCTGCGCTGGCACTATTTCCAGTGGTGGGGCAGTCATTCAAAAGTCTGGACGCAAGTGAGGCTTACAATCCAGAAGGCCTAGTACCGCGAACAATCAAAGCTCTAAAACAGGCATTCCCTGAGCTTGGCATTATTACTGACGTGGCGCTTGACCCCTACACGACACATGGCCAAGATGGCTTGATTGATGATACTGGCTATGTGCTGAACGATGAAACTGTCGCCGTGCTGGTGAAGCAAGCGCTCTGCCACGCAAAAGCAGGCGCGGATATCGTCGCACCATCCGACATGATGGATGGACGCATCGGTGCTATCCGACGAGCGCTTGAATCCGAAGGTTTGATCTATACCAAAATACTGGCATATTCAGCCAAGTATGCCTCTGCTTACTATGGGCCGTTCCGCGATGCTGTTGGCTCCTCCGCTAATTTAGGCAAAAGCAATAAATACAATTACCAGATGGACCCTGCCAATTCAGACGAGGCGCTGCAAGAAGTCGCGCTGGATATTGAAGAGGGCGCGGATATGGTTATGGTGAAGCCTGGCATGCCGTATCTTGATATTGTCCGTCGCGTAAAAGATACGTTTAAAGTGCCCACTTATGCCTATCAAGTCAGTGGCGAATACGCCATGCTAAAAGCCGCTGCGCAGAACGGCTGGCTGGATGAAAAGCAGTGTGTGTTAGAGGCGATGCTGGGGTTTAAGCGCGCTGGCGCCGATGGTATTTTGACTTACTATGCGATGGATATTGCACGCTGGTTAAAGGATTAG
- the trpC gene encoding indole-3-glycerol phosphate synthase TrpC, producing MSDILNKILNVKQAEVRAAMAEKPLILMQQAALAAQKPRDFIGSIRNKISAGQAAVIAEIKKASPSKGVIREDFHPADIAASYEKGGAACLSVLTDQDFFQGHADYLKQARAACNIPVLRKDFMIEAYQVYEARAMGADCILLIAAALDLPRMHQLETIAHDLGMAVLVEVHNAEELELALQLETPLLGINNRNLRTFEVTLDTTLDLLAKIPVGKIVVTESGIFTPDDVALMRKNNVHTFLVGEAFMRQPDPGFELNRLFNID from the coding sequence TATTCTAAACAAGATACTTAATGTAAAGCAGGCTGAAGTTCGCGCCGCGATGGCTGAAAAGCCGTTGATTTTGATGCAGCAAGCGGCATTGGCTGCGCAAAAACCACGGGATTTTATTGGCAGCATCCGCAATAAGATTAGCGCTGGTCAGGCTGCTGTGATTGCTGAAATCAAGAAAGCCAGCCCCTCAAAAGGCGTGATACGTGAAGATTTCCATCCAGCAGACATCGCTGCAAGCTATGAAAAAGGTGGGGCAGCCTGTTTATCTGTACTGACGGATCAAGACTTTTTCCAAGGCCATGCTGATTATTTGAAGCAGGCGCGCGCTGCTTGTAATATCCCTGTGCTGCGCAAAGATTTCATGATTGAGGCTTACCAAGTCTATGAAGCTCGAGCAATGGGCGCTGACTGTATTTTATTGATTGCCGCTGCGCTTGATTTGCCGCGTATGCATCAACTAGAAACCATCGCGCATGATCTTGGTATGGCCGTATTGGTGGAAGTGCATAATGCGGAAGAGCTGGAGCTCGCACTGCAATTAGAGACACCATTATTGGGTATCAACAACCGCAATCTGCGTACGTTTGAAGTGACGTTGGATACTACGCTTGATTTGCTAGCGAAGATTCCAGTAGGGAAAATCGTGGTCACAGAATCTGGCATTTTCACCCCAGATGATGTTGCACTGATGCGTAAGAATAATGTACATACTTTCTTGGTGGGTGAGGCGTTTATGCGGCAGCCCGACCCAGGCTTTGAACTTAACCGTTTATTCAATATTGATTAA